Below is a genomic region from Eubacterium sp. 1001713B170207_170306_E7.
TGCCAGCACACGGCTTGTCGCCAGAGTATCCGAGCCGCGCAGTGCGTCGTCATACAGCAAGACCGCTTCATCTGCCCCCATGCCGATGCACTCCCGGAGCGCCTCCTCTGCCTGAGCCGGCCCCATGGATAAAACCGTTACCTTGCCCCCATGCTTTTCCCGAAGCCTCAGGGCCTCCTCCAGAGCGTTTTTATCACAAAGGTTTACAATCGCGGGGACATCCTCCCTCAGCATTCGGTTTGTGCCCTTTTCCAGCTTGATTTCAGACACGGCGGGAACCTGCTTAATACATACAGCGACATTCATCTGATTACCTCCTGTTCTCAATCGTTTTGCAATTAAGAATGATCGTATTTTAAACGCAGCTTGATATGATACAGCTGTCAAGCGTTTAATTTTAACATGAATATATTTACCCATCCGTTTGTATTTTATCCACTAAAAAAGGACTCTGCGAAACTCACAGCGTCCTTTAACAGCTATTCTTCTTTCATTTTTGACCATACCGTGACCATCATGGTAATAAAGCAGGCGGCTCCCCCGATAAAATTAGAGATGGGCTCTGCCAGAAAAACACCGTTGACACCAAGGTTAAAAACCGTCGGTAAAAACAGCGTGAGCGGGATAACAATGATCGCTTTTCGAAGCAGTGAAAAGAAAATAGCCTGCTTTGATTTCCCCAGCGCGATGAAAACCGTCTGCCCGGAAAACTGGAGGGCCATCATAAAAAAGCCAAAGAAATAAATATATAAAGCCGGAACCCCCAGCCTGATAAGTTCTGGCTCACTGTTGAAAATATGGATAAAGGCCTGGGGCGTAAGCATCAGAATCAGCCATGCAATAAAGGTATACGCCACCCCGATAACCGCTGTAAACTGAATCCCCTTCCGCACCCTGCCGTAGGCCCCGGCGCCATAATTAAAGCCGAGTACAGGCTGCGCACCGTTGGTAATGCCCTGTACAGGCATGGTGAGCACCTCACGGATGGAGTTTAAAACGGTCATGACCCCAACGTAAATATCACCCCCGTAAAACTGAAGGCTTGCGTTGCATACAATCTGTACCGCGCTGTTGGTGACAGACATGATAAATCCCGAAAGTCCCAGACCGGCGATTTCACCGACCAGCGGAAAATCCAGCTTCATATTTTTCAGGCTAAGCCGGTAAATGGCTTTCTTTCCGGTCAGAAAGCGTAAAACCCAGAGAGCGGAGAGCAGTTGAGACAACACGGTGGCCAGAGCTGCGCCCCGGACGCCTAAGCCAAGGATAAAAATAAATACCGGGTCCAGCAAAATATTGACAACCGCCCCCAGGGCCACGGTCATCATTCCGGTTTTCGCAAAGCCCTGTGAATTGATAAAGCTGTTCATCCCCAGACCAATCATCACAAAGAGACTGCCGCAGAGATAAATTTCAACATAGCTGTCAGCATACGGAAAGGTTTGTTCACTGGCGCCAAAGGCGTATAAAATCGGCCGCTTAAAGATCAGGCATACCATCATGAGCAAAACACCGGTGATCAGCAGCATGGCAAAGGAATTTCCCATAATGCGCTCCGCCCTGCGGTCGTCTCCCTTTCCCCTGGCGATGGAGCAGAGCGGCGCGCCGCCCATGCCAAAAAGATTGGCAAAAGCCGTAATGATCATAATAATGGGAAAGGTGAGCCCAAGGCCTGTCAGGGCAAGTGTCGAAGCATCCGGCAAGTGTCCGATATAGACACGGTCAACCACGCTGTACAGCACATTGATAAGCTGCGCCGCCATCATCGGCATGGCCAGCCGCATGATATTGCCAGATATGCTTCCTTTGGTAAAATCGTTCAGTTTTTCCACAGACATCCCTCCCTTATGATAATATTATAACATTAACCTCTCGGAATACTTTAAGAATCTTTTATTGTTTTCCTTTCTATCTCAGGAATTTTATTATATAATATAAAAAGAATTTATTGTTTTGTTGGGAGGTTTTTATGTACAGCACAAACGCGCAGACACTCACCCGTGAGCTTGTCCGCATCGACAGCTCCGACCCCGGCGCATATGAAGGGGCCATCGGCCTTAAAATCACAGAGCTTCTGGAGTCGGCAGGCGTTGCCGTTATCAGAGAGCAGGTTCTGCCCGGCCGTTTTAATGTTATGGGCAAAATCGAGGGGGAAATCGACGATCCTGCGCTTATCTATATCTGCCATATGGATACCGTGACATTGGGCGGGGGCTGGAGTGTGCCGCCGCTCGCTGCAGAAATAAAAAACGGACGGCTTTACGGCCGAGGCGCCTGCGATATGAAATCCGGTCTGGCCTGCGCACTCTCTGTTTTCCTAAAAGCAGCCGCTTCCGGCATACGCCCCCGCCACTCCTTTATTTTCATCGGAACGGTCGACGAGGAGGACTATATGCGGGGAGTGGAGGCCGCCATCGCCTCAGGCTGGGTTACTGAAAAGAGCTGGGTATTGGATACCGAGCCTACAAACGGCCAGATCCAGGTCGCCCATAAAGGCCGCACTTGGTTTGAGTTGACCGCAGACGGTATTACCGCCCATGCCAGCACCCCCTGGAAAGGTGCGGACGCCATTGCCGCTATGGCTGAAATGATCGCCGCCATCCGGAGAGGCATCGCCGAAACGCCAACGCATCACGACCTTGGCCGCTCCACCGTCACCTTTGGCCAGATCAACGGCGGCTACCGCCCCTATGTGGTTCCGGACCACTGCGCCGTTACCATCGATATGCGCCTGGTGCCGCCAACCACCACAGCCGCGGCGGAAAGCATCGTAAAATCTGCCATACGCCAGGCAGAAAAACAGATTCCCGGGGTCAAAGGCCATTACAGAATCACCGGTGACCGGCCGTTCGTGGAAAAGAACGCGCAGTCCTTCCTTCTAAACGCGCTGAAAGAAAGCTGTGAAGCTGTAACCGGCCAGCCTGCCAGCGTCAGCTTTTTTCCCGGTTACACCGACAGCGCCGTTATCGCCGGAACCCTGCGCAACCATAATTGCCTTTCCTACGGACCCGGCGATCTCGAGCTGGCTCATAAACCTGACGAATATGTTCCACTGACGGATATCGACCGCTGCGAAAAAGTGCTGGCCGACCTGGCGGAGCGGGTCTTATTTGATTGATCCCCTTCCTTCAAAAAACAACACCGCCCTGCCATCTGGCAGGGCGGTAACATACCGTCAGATTTTATTCCACCAATCCTTTTTCCTGATAATATTTCTCGTCAATTCCCCCGATTTCCTGGGAGTCCGAAACTCGCAGCGGCGTAAACCGGCCGATTATTTTCAGCATGACAATGGTTAATACAAAGCTGTAAAGCATGACGACCGCCGCTCCGGCAAGCTGTGTCAGCACCTGTCCAGGGTTGCCATAAACCGCTCCCGTTACAGTATTGATGGCCGGGCTGGCAAAAATGCCGGTCATGATAATGCCCACAGTCCCTCCGGCTCCATGCAGTCCAAAAACATCCAGTGTGTCGTCTAGGTTCTTTTTAATCCGCAGCTGAATCACGCCATAGCAGCACAAGGTGCCCGCAACACCAATAATGGCTGCCGCCCAGGGCTCCACAAAGCCTGATCCCGGCGTTATGCAGACCAGGCCTGCCAGAGCCCCCATCATCGCCCCTAAAACGCTGGGGTGTTTTTCCTGAATCCAACTGGCAGTCACCCAGGTTATGAGCCCAAAGCCCGCGGAAATCTGTGAATTGGTGATGGTCATAGCGGCAATTTCGTTGGCCGCCAGAGCGCTTCCTCCGTTAAAAGCAAACCAGCCAAACCACAGAAGTCCCGCTCCGATGGCAACATATACCATATTATGCGGGGTATAATCCCTTTTTTTCCTTCCGCCGATGACCAGCACTGCCGCCAGAGCCGAGAAGCCTGCACTCATATGAACCACCGTGCCGCCGGCAAAGTCGGCCAGGCCCATCTGTGACAGAAATCCACCGCCCCATACCCAGTGCGCTACCGGTATATAAACTAAAAGGCTCCAGAGCGTCAGAAATATCATATAGCTCTTAAGCGTCATCCGCTCTGCCACCGCGCCGCAGATAAGCGCAGGCGTCACCAGGGCGAACATCAGCTGAAAGACAAAGAAGGCGATAAACGGAATGGTCGGCGCCCACAGCGCCGAAGGCGCCAGGCTCACATTCTGTAAAAACGCAAACTCCAGACTGCCGATAATCCCCGAGACATCGCCGCCAAAAATCAGACTGAAACCGCCGATAAACCAAAGCACTGTTACAATGCCCATGGCAATAAAGCACTGAAACATAATGTCGATGATATTGCCCTTTCTCAGCAGCCCGGCATAAAAAACAGCTAATGCCGGCGTCATCAGGCATACCATTGCCGCACAGACAAGAATAAATCCTGTATCCGCAAAATTAATCATACTTCCCTTTTCTCCTCAGATATCTCATTATATTTATTCTTTAGATTATCAGCTTTCATTTTATTTGTCAAACAATCCAATTGTACGTTTTGTATTTATAAATCTTAAGACTGTTTTTGTAAGATTTTTGCTTTTCTAGCGCAAAGCTTAACTGCTTATTATCTTTTCTCATATATTATTGTTTTTTTATCTTTTCAAAAATATTCTTCGAGGCAGAAAGAATGAATTTCACGACTTTTACCTTGAAATAATTTTAAATTTCCAACCGCCGGGCCTGTAAAAAATTCTTTTCAGCAGCTGAAAACACTTTATTTTGGTATAAAATCATATTTTATGACAAATTCTTTCTATGCTGTTGCAAATGCGCTATCTTTACACCGTGCAGTAAAGTATCCTTTCAATATTGATGAAAAGAGGAAAACTTCTCCTGGAGCGCCTCTACCTCGGCCAACCGGTATAGGGCTTAAACCGACAAACCATTCTCTCAGCCAGTCGCATTTAATCAAAAAAAGAACCTCTTATTCGGCATAAGGGGTTCTTCTTTCTATGGCGGCTCTCAGTTGAATTGGGATTTACCGTTTACCGAAAGATAAGGGTAATTCCATTTTTCACTCTGCACTTTCGCAAATCTTGCCCAGAGCCGCACTTTATCTTTTCCTCTGCGACCATTTCCAGATAATGCTTCTGTGACAGGCACAGCTTGTCCCGTACCAGTGTGGAAACCTTGACGGGAAGCACGTACTCGGTTTGCAGCTCCACTTCTGATATTTCCCCGGATACGGGTATATCGCCAGAAACAGAGCAGCGTGCCGGCACCACCTCGGCGCCGTTTCTTCTCAGAAACTGAAAATCCAGGGCATACTGCCGGGCAAGCTTTTCATCATTGCTGTAAAACCCCTCCAATAAGCCGTGGTTTAACGTCTGGGGCGACACGCGCGAATATACTGCCGCGTTCCAGGTTGTATCACATTTTACGCATTTATAGATCAGCCAGATATCCAGATACTTGCGCTGAGCGTTAACCCGAAACTGTCCTGAGCAGGTGAATTCTTCCTTTTTACCGCATTTTTTACAATGCCTTGACACCAACGGCGGCTCAAGGGGTTCAATTTTCCAGATAATTTTTTTCATTGTCTGGCTCCTCTCTTTATTTTAAAGAAGAAGCCTGATCAGGTGGATTGTCACAAACGCTTTTCATCCTGCGCCTCCTCTCTTTATGAATTCATTGTAGCATGATGCTTTTGTCCACCCTACCTAAACCTCATTTCATAAAAGAACATAAGAAAAAGGCCGATCCAGTCCGTAAAACTGAATCAGCCTCTGTCAATGATTTTTTTCTTTTTTCAACTGCCCGATAATTCTCTGGATACTCTTCAGGGAAAGGAAATACTTTTCCGTCAGAGCCTCCATCGACACTCCTGCCAGATAGTCCGCATAAATACGGGCATTCCGCTCTTTCAATTCCTGACGCGTCGAGGTCGATGCGCCCCAGCACTTTTTGTTATCAGCAATTCTCGGAATGTAGATAAACTCCCCGTCAATATACTCCTGAACCTTTTCCAACAGCTCACGCGGCAGAATATGTATTGCTTTCTTATAGCTCATTTTGCGCTCCTGATTTAGTTTTTTAAACGGGAACAGCAAAGCTACCGACAAGCATTTATTCAATTTATAAACCGTTGCGACAGCCCTGCCTACGCAACCATAACGATAGGATTAAGCATAAAACTCCACCCCTCCTTCTCCTCTGATTTTTTCTGTTCAATTTTACCACAATCTGAAAAAGGACAAAACCTCATTCTTTTTTATTAAAGAAAAATGAGATTTGTCCTTAAGTTGATTATTATTTCATTGTTTCAAAATAAAAATAAGCGATTAATTCCATTCCATACATCAGGATCAAAAAAACACTCAAACCCAGCACAATCCCAGTAAATAAAAGACTGGGCAGAAAATAATTCAGAACAGCGGACAGGCATAAAAGAATAACACAAGCTATCTTAGCGTATTTGAAGGCTAAAGCTCCGGCTTCCAGCTTCAAATACTGTTCTCTTTCATCTTTATAAACCATTACCCCCGCTCTGCTATCCATAATCTGACTGATCTGCTCTAAACCTGCGGGAATAATGATGCAAAAAAGCCATAATTGATTTTGAGGAACTCTGTTTTCTATCAAATCGTTTACCATCAGAAAAAGAGAAAAACCAATACAGACTGTCAGAACAACCAATCTTATCCAGGGCATCCAATTATAAATTTTCCATTTCATTTTCCAGATTCGCCTCCAAACAATACAATTCTTCAATTGTTGTATTAAACAAACGCGCGATTTTGTAGGCTAACATAATCGATGGATTATACTGCCCCTTTTCCAACGAAATAATGGTCCTGGTTGACACTCCTACAGCATCTGCCAGTTGGAGCTGTGTCAAGCCATTTTCTTTTCTCAGTTCTTTTATTCTGTTTTTCAATTTATTTCTAAATATGAAGTTCCTTTCACATGAAGTATGCTTCATATTATATCATATTTTGCTAAAAATGCAACATGTTTTAATTTGGCTTAAATAAAAAAGGATGGAGATACCAGATAGGATTTCCATCCATAACATTTTAACAAACCTTACTTCCCGCCGGCATCGAAGCATCCTCTACGGTCAGCAGTGAAAGTTTTTTTCCGCCGATGGCGGACAAAATCATTCCATTGGATTCTACGCCACGCAGCACGATAGGTTTAAGATTAACGCATACCACAACCGTCATTCCAATTAAATCCCCTGGGGCATAGTACTCCGCAATTCCCGAAACAATCTGCCGCTTTTCACCACCCAGATCAATTTGAAAAACTAAAAGCTTATCTGCGTCCGGGTGCTTCTCACAGGCCAGGATCTCTCCGGTTTTCAATTCAACCTTTGAAAAATTATCAATGGTGATCCTGTCACTACTCTGCATTTCGGGTTTCTTCTGCTTTTCTTTCTGCACTGCCTTGGTTTTCTTGTTCTGTTTTTCGGTTTCCACTCTCGGGAACAGCGCGTCACAGCATTCAATTTCTATCTCTTCCGGATACTGTCCAAACGCCGCCAGACTTTCCCAGGTTCTCAGCGCCTCCGGCACCTTCAAACGCTCAAGTATCTTCAAGCCTGTATCCGGCATTACCGGGCCAACCATAACCGCGATAAAACGTAGGGCTTCTGTCAGATTATACATAACTGCTGCCAGACGGTTGTATTTTCCCGAATCTTTACACAAAATCCATGGCTCAGTTTCATCAATATATTTGTTGGTTCGCCCAACCAATTTCCAAACCGCTTCCAGCGCTCTGCTGAAGTCCACTTTGTCCATATGGGCAGCAAAAACTTCAGGTGTATTCTCTGCCAGTTTAATCAACTCAGCATCCAGCACCTCAGCTTCCCGTTTCTCCGGTATCTTCCCGCCAAAATATTTCACAGTCATCGCGGCTGTTCTGCTCAGGAGGTTTCCCAGATCATTGACCAGATCCGCGTTGATACGATTTATCAACAGCTCTTCACTGTACACACCATCCGATCCGTCCTTCATCTCCCTCAGCAGGTAGTAGCGCAGAGCATCTACGCCATATTTATCCGCCAGTTCCACAGGATTCACAACATTTCCAACTGATTTTGACATCTTGCCGCCTTTAAGCAGTATCCATCCATGACCATAAATCTGATCTGGCAGCGGTAAATCCAATGCCATCAGCATAATCGGCCAATAAATCGTGTGAAAGCGTATGATGTCTTTTCCTACCAGATGGACGTTCGCCGGCCAGTACTGCTCCATCAGGTCAGGCTTGTCATTAAGATAGCCCAGAGCCGACAGGTAATTCGGCAGTGCATCGATCCAGACATAAACAACATGCTCAGGGTCAAAGTCAACCGGAACACCCCAGCTAAAGGAGGTTCGGGACACACAAAGATCCTGAAGACCAGGCTTGATGAAATTATTGATCATTTCATTTTTCCGCGACTCCGGCCGGATAAAATCCGGGTGTGCTTCAATGTGTTTAAGCAGCCGGTCTGCGTATTTGGACATTTTGAAAAAGTAAGCCTCCTCAGAAGCCATCTCAACCGGCCGGCCACAGTCCGGACACTTTCCGTCAACCACCTGACTTTCAGTCCAGAAAGATTCACAGGGAGTACAGTACCAGCCCTCGTATTTTCCTTTATAGATGTCACCCTGGTCATAAAGCTTTTTAAAGATGCGCTGAATGGTCTTCATGTGCTGGGGATCCGTGGTCCGGATGAGCTGGTCATTATCAATCTGCATCAGCTTCCAGAGCTCTGCGATGCGTGTAGCTTCTTCATCCACAAAGTCCTGCGGAGACATGCCTTTTTCCTCCGCGACCTTTTCGATCTTCTGGCCGTGCTCGTCGATTCCTGTAATCATATAGGCGTCGTAGCCCTGGAGCTTTTTAAAGCGCTTGAGCGTATCCGCCGCCACAGTTGTATAGGTATGGCCTATGTGCAAATCACTGCTCGGATAATAAATAGGCGTTGTAACATAATACTTTTCTTTCAATTCTGGGTCCTCTTTATCTGTTGATTTTTGACGCGAGGCAGGCCGCGCCGAATCCATTATCAATATTCACAACGCCAATGCCGCTGGCACAGGATGTCAGCATTCCCAGCAAGGCTGAAACGCCGCCAAAGTTCGCGCCATACCCAATGCTCGTAGGCACTGCGATAACGGGTTTATCCGTCAAGCCGCCAACCACACTCGCCAGAGCGCCCTCCATTCCAGCGATTACAATGATAACTCCGGCACGATTGATCCGGTCTACATTGTCGAGCAGCCGGTGAATTCCCGCAACGCCGACGTCATAAAGCCGATCCACACGATTTCCCATGACCTCCGCGCAAACCGCCGCCTCCTCGGCCACCGGTATATCCGAAGTGCCTGCGGACACGACCGCAACACTTTTTTCGCTGACTTCAAAAGGCTTTCGCCTGACCACGACAACTCTGGCATCCTTATAATATTCCGTTTTATCAGAAAGCTCCGCAATGGTTTTGTAAACATTTTGATCTGCCCGTGTTGCCATAATATTCCCATCGGTATGCGTAATCATATCCTCAACAATTCCATGAATCTGCTCAAGGGATTTCCCAGGGCTGTACACTACTTCCGGAAAACCATTGCGCAATTCTCTATGATAATCGACCTTTGCGTATTCCAGATCATGATACGGTATATCCTTTATCTTTTCAAAAGCGCTGTCGATACTGGTTTGACCGCTTTTTACCTCTGACAATAAATTTTTTAATCTTTCTGCGTTCATTTTTTCCTCCGACCTTTTCAAATGAAAGACTGGAAAGGTCTTTCTCCTTTCCAGTCTCTTAACCCTGAAATACAATCATTAATTAAAGAAACCAATAAAGCCTGTCGCAAGGAAATATACGAACACCGGCACTGTGAGGAATTTATACAGAACATCTTCCCATGCGCCGTATTTAATAACCGATGTCGGATTAATCCATTCTTCACGCACGCGTTTCGCTTTATAAAACCACGCCAGATAAAGCGCGATCCCCGTTGCAGCAGCCGTATACAGGAAGGTTCCAACCAAATAATCGAAATGTTCCAGGAACTCAGCAATCCAGATACATGGAATTGCCCCGATAATGGCGACAAGTGTTACAATGATAACAGCCGTTCTTCTCTTGAGGCCAAAGCTGTCGATCAAAACCGCAACCGGTACTTCCCAGGCGGACATGGTTGTGGATAAGCCTGCGAACAGCAACGCAATCAGGAAAAACACCAGCCAGACAGGACCGCCAGCCAGCTGCTCGAAAACTTTTGGCAATACCATGAAAATGAGGCCGCTTCCCGCGTCCGGGTTCATCCCAAAGAGGATAACTGCCGGGATCATTGCAAAGCCGCTTAAAACGCAGATTAACATCTGAGTAATATTAACCGTTACCAGATCTGTACCAATGTCCGCTTTATCAGAGCAGTAGCTGCCAAAGGTTATCAGATAACCGGGGCCACAGCCAATTGCGAACAAGGCCATGCCAGCCGCTTCAACCCATAGCTTTGGATTGGCCCATTGGGAAAAATCCGGACGGACATAAAACTCGATTCCTTCAATGATACCAGGTAAGGTACAGATACGAATTACTAAAACTACCAGAATGACGAAAAGGGTTGGCAAAAGGATTTTACATGCTTTTTCAATCCCACCCTTGATGCCGCCCAGGCAGATAACACCCGTTAAAATATCAAGCCCGGCGACAATCAAGAACACAACGATTTTATTGTTCGATATAACGCTGTAAAAACCCTCCGGATCCGCCAAAAATGGTGACCCCGCAACCGTATAGTAGATGTACTGCACAACATTTGCCATAATAACCGGGTAATAAAACATTAGCAGCAATGGAATCAATGCAATAAACGTCCCGATAACTTTACCTTTTTTGCCAGCCAAAGACTCCAGCGCGCCGGCGACACCGGATTTTGTATGCCGTCCCAGCCCCACTTCTCCCCAAGCGGCTGGAATAACGATAATGATACTGATCAGAAAAAATGCCAGAACAAAAGCGCCGCCACCATATTTCGCTGTCAGCATTGGAAAGCGCCACATTGCGCCAACACCAATTGCCATCCCCAAGGTTGACAAGATATAGCCTATCCGTGATCCCCAGGCACCACGGCTTTTTTTATCATTCATTTTATTATCCCCTTTTAGATCTCTTTATTTTTCAATGCATGTGCAATTAAAAAAATACTACCCCCACCGAGAACCACACCATAAAATATCAACATAATCCAAGTGCCGATCGACATTTTTAACCTCCTGATTTTTAAAAACACTTTACCAATTACTGTTAAATTACTCGATTTTCACTAATCATGTCGATATAACTCGATCTTCTTGAGAAATAAAATGAATTTTTAAAATAGGCTTGCTAATTATAAAAACCATGGTATTATTATCACAAAAGAGATTAGTGAAAATTTTATTTATAGTAATCTG
It encodes:
- a CDS encoding ammonium transporter; translation: MINFADTGFILVCAAMVCLMTPALAVFYAGLLRKGNIIDIMFQCFIAMGIVTVLWFIGGFSLIFGGDVSGIIGSLEFAFLQNVSLAPSALWAPTIPFIAFFVFQLMFALVTPALICGAVAERMTLKSYMIFLTLWSLLVYIPVAHWVWGGGFLSQMGLADFAGGTVVHMSAGFSALAAVLVIGGRKKRDYTPHNMVYVAIGAGLLWFGWFAFNGGSALAANEIAAMTITNSQISAGFGLITWVTASWIQEKHPSVLGAMMGALAGLVCITPGSGFVEPWAAAIIGVAGTLCCYGVIQLRIKKNLDDTLDVFGLHGAGGTVGIIMTGIFASPAINTVTGAVYGNPGQVLTQLAGAAVVMLYSFVLTIVMLKIIGRFTPLRVSDSQEIGGIDEKYYQEKGLVE
- a CDS encoding DUF1062 domain-containing protein, which produces MKKIIWKIEPLEPPLVSRHCKKCGKKEEFTCSGQFRVNAQRKYLDIWLIYKCVKCDTTWNAAVYSRVSPQTLNHGLLEGFYSNDEKLARQYALDFQFLRRNGAEVVPARCSVSGDIPVSGEISEVELQTEYVLPVKVSTLVRDKLCLSQKHYLEMVAEEKIKCGSGQDLRKCRVKNGITLIFR
- a CDS encoding M20 family metallopeptidase, translating into MYSTNAQTLTRELVRIDSSDPGAYEGAIGLKITELLESAGVAVIREQVLPGRFNVMGKIEGEIDDPALIYICHMDTVTLGGGWSVPPLAAEIKNGRLYGRGACDMKSGLACALSVFLKAAASGIRPRHSFIFIGTVDEEDYMRGVEAAIASGWVTEKSWVLDTEPTNGQIQVAHKGRTWFELTADGITAHASTPWKGADAIAAMAEMIAAIRRGIAETPTHHDLGRSTVTFGQINGGYRPYVVPDHCAVTIDMRLVPPTTTAAAESIVKSAIRQAEKQIPGVKGHYRITGDRPFVEKNAQSFLLNALKESCEAVTGQPASVSFFPGYTDSAVIAGTLRNHNCLSYGPGDLELAHKPDEYVPLTDIDRCEKVLADLAERVLFD
- a CDS encoding helix-turn-helix transcriptional regulator, with the translated sequence MKNRIKELRKENGLTQLQLADAVGVSTRTIISLEKGQYNPSIMLAYKIARLFNTTIEELYCLEANLENEMENL
- a CDS encoding sodium-dependent transporter → MNDKKSRGAWGSRIGYILSTLGMAIGVGAMWRFPMLTAKYGGGAFVLAFFLISIIIVIPAAWGEVGLGRHTKSGVAGALESLAGKKGKVIGTFIALIPLLLMFYYPVIMANVVQYIYYTVAGSPFLADPEGFYSVISNNKIVVFLIVAGLDILTGVICLGGIKGGIEKACKILLPTLFVILVVLVIRICTLPGIIEGIEFYVRPDFSQWANPKLWVEAAGMALFAIGCGPGYLITFGSYCSDKADIGTDLVTVNITQMLICVLSGFAMIPAVILFGMNPDAGSGLIFMVLPKVFEQLAGGPVWLVFFLIALLFAGLSTTMSAWEVPVAVLIDSFGLKRRTAVIIVTLVAIIGAIPCIWIAEFLEHFDYLVGTFLYTAAATGIALYLAWFYKAKRVREEWINPTSVIKYGAWEDVLYKFLTVPVFVYFLATGFIGFFN
- the metG gene encoding methionine--tRNA ligase, giving the protein MDSARPASRQKSTDKEDPELKEKYYVTTPIYYPSSDLHIGHTYTTVAADTLKRFKKLQGYDAYMITGIDEHGQKIEKVAEEKGMSPQDFVDEEATRIAELWKLMQIDNDQLIRTTDPQHMKTIQRIFKKLYDQGDIYKGKYEGWYCTPCESFWTESQVVDGKCPDCGRPVEMASEEAYFFKMSKYADRLLKHIEAHPDFIRPESRKNEMINNFIKPGLQDLCVSRTSFSWGVPVDFDPEHVVYVWIDALPNYLSALGYLNDKPDLMEQYWPANVHLVGKDIIRFHTIYWPIMLMALDLPLPDQIYGHGWILLKGGKMSKSVGNVVNPVELADKYGVDALRYYLLREMKDGSDGVYSEELLINRINADLVNDLGNLLSRTAAMTVKYFGGKIPEKREAEVLDAELIKLAENTPEVFAAHMDKVDFSRALEAVWKLVGRTNKYIDETEPWILCKDSGKYNRLAAVMYNLTEALRFIAVMVGPVMPDTGLKILERLKVPEALRTWESLAAFGQYPEEIEIECCDALFPRVETEKQNKKTKAVQKEKQKKPEMQSSDRITIDNFSKVELKTGEILACEKHPDADKLLVFQIDLGGEKRQIVSGIAEYYAPGDLIGMTVVVCVNLKPIVLRGVESNGMILSAIGGKKLSLLTVEDASMPAGSKVC
- the larB gene encoding nickel pincer cofactor biosynthesis protein LarB, with the protein product MNAERLKNLLSEVKSGQTSIDSAFEKIKDIPYHDLEYAKVDYHRELRNGFPEVVYSPGKSLEQIHGIVEDMITHTDGNIMATRADQNVYKTIAELSDKTEYYKDARVVVVRRKPFEVSEKSVAVVSAGTSDIPVAEEAAVCAEVMGNRVDRLYDVGVAGIHRLLDNVDRINRAGVIIVIAGMEGALASVVGGLTDKPVIAVPTSIGYGANFGGVSALLGMLTSCASGIGVVNIDNGFGAACLASKINR
- a CDS encoding CD3324 family protein; this encodes MSYKKAIHILPRELLEKVQEYIDGEFIYIPRIADNKKCWGASTSTRQELKERNARIYADYLAGVSMEALTEKYFLSLKSIQRIIGQLKKEKNH
- a CDS encoding MATE family efflux transporter produces the protein MSVEKLNDFTKGSISGNIMRLAMPMMAAQLINVLYSVVDRVYIGHLPDASTLALTGLGLTFPIIMIITAFANLFGMGGAPLCSIARGKGDDRRAERIMGNSFAMLLITGVLLMMVCLIFKRPILYAFGASEQTFPYADSYVEIYLCGSLFVMIGLGMNSFINSQGFAKTGMMTVALGAVVNILLDPVFIFILGLGVRGAALATVLSQLLSALWVLRFLTGKKAIYRLSLKNMKLDFPLVGEIAGLGLSGFIMSVTNSAVQIVCNASLQFYGGDIYVGVMTVLNSIREVLTMPVQGITNGAQPVLGFNYGAGAYGRVRKGIQFTAVIGVAYTFIAWLILMLTPQAFIHIFNSEPELIRLGVPALYIYFFGFFMMALQFSGQTVFIALGKSKQAIFFSLLRKAIIVIPLTLFLPTVFNLGVNGVFLAEPISNFIGGAACFITMMVTVWSKMKEE